In Arthrobacter sp. B3I4, the following proteins share a genomic window:
- a CDS encoding TlyA family RNA methyltransferase, giving the protein MTRLDQALVGRGLARSRTHAARLISEGKVSSGGEVLAKASLQVQESTVLDVANTAEDDYVSRAAHKLAGALDAFPAVAVEGKRCLDAGASTGGFTEVLLRRGALHVVAVDVGHDQLVPQLRQDPRVSVHEGLNVRYLTPQLIGGPVALTVADLSFISLTLVLAPLAACTEPGGDLVLMVKPQFEIGKDRLGRTGVVTSQRERRLAVTKVAAAALDAGLDLMGLAESPLPGQNGNVEYFLWIKRGNRSDPPKIEERDAAVAALLGTIWP; this is encoded by the coding sequence ATGACCCGGCTCGACCAGGCCCTGGTCGGCCGCGGGCTGGCCAGGTCCCGCACCCACGCGGCGCGGCTGATCAGCGAAGGCAAAGTGAGCTCAGGCGGAGAGGTGCTGGCCAAAGCTTCGCTGCAGGTCCAGGAAAGCACGGTCCTCGACGTCGCCAACACCGCGGAAGATGACTACGTCAGCCGAGCCGCGCACAAGCTCGCCGGTGCGCTGGATGCTTTCCCCGCCGTCGCCGTGGAGGGTAAACGCTGCCTGGACGCCGGAGCGTCCACCGGCGGTTTCACCGAGGTGCTGCTGCGCCGCGGGGCGCTCCACGTCGTCGCCGTCGACGTCGGCCACGACCAGCTGGTGCCGCAGCTCCGCCAGGACCCTCGCGTCTCGGTCCATGAAGGCCTCAACGTCCGGTACCTCACGCCGCAGCTCATCGGTGGTCCTGTGGCGCTGACAGTGGCAGATTTATCCTTCATCTCACTAACCCTTGTGCTGGCACCGCTCGCCGCCTGCACCGAGCCTGGCGGGGACCTCGTGCTGATGGTCAAGCCGCAGTTCGAAATCGGCAAGGACCGGCTGGGCCGAACCGGCGTGGTTACCTCCCAGCGGGAACGCCGGCTGGCTGTCACCAAGGTGGCTGCCGCCGCGCTGGATGCGGGCCTGGACCTCATGGGATTGGCGGAAAGCCCGCTGCCAGGCCAGAACGGAAACGTCGAGTACTTCCTGTGGATAAAACGCGGGAACCGGTCAGACCCGCCTAAGATCGAGGAGCGGGACGCAGCCGTTGCTGCGTTGCTCGGAACGATTTGGCCGTAG
- a CDS encoding HAD-IIA family hydrolase: MAEVQLISRFDALLADLDGVVYAGPNAIPGAVDSLSRLAEIGVGLGYVTNNASRTPAEVAQHLRDLGAPAEDEQVVSSSQAAAGLLASKLPSGARVLITGGDALAREIKLAGLVPVRSGSEDPVAVVQGFHPNVGWSDLAEAAYVVAGGALWVATNTDLTIPQARGIAPGNGTLVAAVAAATGRQPLVAGKPEAPLFHAAAKRLAADRPLVVGDRLDTDILGGNNAGFATVAVLTGVDSRESVLAARTRERPTFLINDLTDLYLPYPTVEHDGDGRFRCGRATADVDGTTVRITGDPADLDSWRAACAAWWTANPETPAPLAPGLEWLDH; the protein is encoded by the coding sequence ATGGCGGAAGTACAGCTGATTTCACGGTTCGACGCGCTCCTCGCCGACCTGGACGGAGTGGTCTATGCGGGCCCGAACGCCATTCCGGGGGCCGTGGACTCGCTGAGCAGGCTTGCGGAGATCGGCGTGGGGCTGGGCTACGTGACGAACAATGCCTCGCGCACGCCCGCCGAGGTGGCGCAGCACCTGCGCGACCTCGGCGCCCCCGCGGAGGACGAGCAGGTCGTCAGCTCCTCGCAGGCAGCTGCCGGACTGCTCGCCTCGAAGTTGCCTTCCGGCGCGCGTGTGCTGATCACCGGTGGCGACGCCCTGGCCCGCGAAATCAAACTGGCCGGCCTGGTTCCGGTGCGCAGCGGATCCGAGGACCCGGTCGCCGTCGTCCAGGGCTTCCACCCCAACGTCGGCTGGAGCGATCTGGCTGAGGCCGCCTACGTGGTGGCCGGCGGCGCCCTGTGGGTGGCTACCAACACGGACCTGACCATTCCGCAGGCCCGCGGGATCGCACCGGGCAACGGCACGCTGGTCGCCGCCGTCGCTGCAGCAACCGGCCGGCAGCCTCTCGTCGCCGGCAAGCCGGAGGCGCCGCTGTTCCACGCCGCCGCAAAACGCCTGGCCGCCGACCGCCCGCTGGTTGTCGGGGACCGGCTGGATACCGACATTCTTGGCGGCAACAACGCCGGCTTCGCCACCGTGGCAGTGCTGACGGGCGTCGACTCGCGGGAATCCGTACTCGCCGCGCGGACGCGGGAACGGCCGACATTCCTCATCAACGACCTGACCGACCTCTACCTCCCCTACCCGACAGTGGAGCACGACGGCGACGGACGCTTCCGCTGCGGCCGCGCCACCGCCGACGTGGACGGGACGACGGTGCGCATCACCGGAGACCCGGCCGACCTTGACTCGTGGCGGGCCGCGTGCGCCGCCTGGTGGACCGCCAATCCGGAGACACCTGCTCCGCTCGCACCGGGTCTTGAGTGGCTGGATCACTAG